One genomic window of Channa argus isolate prfri chromosome 5, Channa argus male v1.0, whole genome shotgun sequence includes the following:
- the LOC137127804 gene encoding voltage-dependent calcium channel subunit alpha-2/delta-2-like isoform X6: MAIGKTSCSIVCLVSTQIIFIFSASWPGAATLTFPQQYTIMHWARRIEQEIDRVFQQITGAQQLKGIYNEERRRFSLMKNQPRKIVEKVASDIEKLLAKKRKALDRLASEAERLQREHLWQDGIKELDMAYYDSKAELDYYSMDGEGELENPSHIKLEFVYDPNFKNNVNYSYTAVQIPTDIYKGAPVILNELNWTQALEKVFMENSREDPSLLWQAFGSATGVTRYYPATPWKAPDKIDLYDVRRRPWYIQGASSPKDMVILVDVSGSVSGLTLKLIKASVMEMLDTLSDDDYVNVARFNEKAEAVVPCFKHLVQANVRNKKIFKEAVQQMQAKGTTDYKSGFHFAFNQLLNKTNVPRANCNKIIMLFTDGGEDRAQDVFMQYNWPNKTVRVFTFSVGQHNYDVTPLQWIACTNKGYYFEIRSICAIRINTQEYLDVLGRPMVLAGSEAKQVQWTNVYQDALGLGMVVTGTLPVFNLTMDGNSQVTKEENQRILGVMGVDVHLDEIKRLTPQYNLGANGYIFAIDPNGYLLLHPNLQPKLVNLPEPVTLDFLDAEVEDSNKEEIRRQMIDGRPGEMQVKTQIKSIDKQYIDEVYRSYTWTPINGTDYSVGLVLPPYNDYYIQADLNDVMVQLQYMQSLLPSSFESSGHVFLAPREYCKRLHLSDNNTQFLQNFLSLMLDISPESDECDQGLIHNLILDSRIIGQLASRVWKNKDLNSYGFLAVFASTDGGITRVFPNIAAELWEEDPEPFNSNYYRRSLDNRGYLFRAPLRSSAPDDPVGAENGTVGILVSSAVEVNLGGKLLKPAVVGVKLDLEAWVDKFKILASNVSDSRQGSHKCGPSRSCEMDCDMNTDIGLFFGDVDPYLMHALFNNSIFTRRQSFYYQSACEPVSSSHTGAATRGISVPSIADILSLAWWTSSVAWSVIQQLLYGLAYNSWLFQDDVLVEGLDTKESSCVTIQSQFYFTNTTNSYNVLQDCGNCSRLFHAKRIEYTNLLFVVAETLPCSSCEIEKLTQVRTEFQEENPCEVLSNARYRRGPTSCFDYSALLSSTVGRSEGALCGSVWGFESGGPLSCLLFDFSEAHKCCQCLQLWSFAARRSTETF, translated from the exons AATAATGCACTGGGCCAGGCGTATCGAGCAGGAGATTGACAGAGTCTTTCAGCAAATCACTGGAGCTCAGCAGTTGAAAGGG ATATACAATGAGGAAAGGAGACGGTTCAGTCTGATGAAGAATCAGCCTCGGAAGATTGTGGAGAAGGTTGCCTCAGATATAGAGAAACTCTTGGCTAAGAAGCGAAAAGCCCTTGAT AGGTTAGCCAGTGAAGCAGAGCGGCTCCAGCGAGAGCATCTGTGGCAGGATGGAATCAAG GAGTTGGATATGGCGTATTATGACTCCAAAGCTGAGCTGGATTAT TATTCAATGGATGGGGAGGGAGAGCTGGAAAATCCCTCGCATATCAAGCTGGAGTTTGTTTATGATCCGAACTTCAAAAACAATGTCAACTATTCCTACACAGCTGTTCAGATACCCACTGATATTTATAAAGGAG CTCCAGTCATTCTGAATGAGCTGAACTGGACGCAGGCACTAGAAAAGGTTTTCATGGAGAACAGTCGGGAGGATCCATCATTGCTGTGGCAAGCTTTTGGGAGTGCAACAGGAGTTACCCGCTATTACCCAG CTACACCTTGGAAAGCCCCTGATAAAATTGACCTGTATGATGTCAGAAGGCGGCCCTG GTACATCCAGGGTGCCTCATCCCCTAAAGATATGGTCATTCTTGTTGATGT gagTGGCAGCGTCAGTGGACTCACCCTAAAACTAATCAAAGCATCAGTAATGGAAATGCTGGACACTTTATCTGATGACGACTATGTCAACGTAGCAAGG TTTAATGAGAAGGCTGAGGCTGTAGTTCCTTGCTTCAAACATCTAGTCCAGGCTAATGTGCGCaacaaaaagattttcaaaGAAGCAGTGCAGCAGATGCAGGCCAAAGGCACCACTGACTACAAGTCTGGGTTTCATTTTGCCTTCAACCAGCTGTTGAAT aaaacaaatgtcCCCCGGGCTAATTGCAATAAAATAATCATGCTGTTTACTGATGGAGGAGAAGACAGAGCTCAGGATGTCTTCATGCAATACAACTGGCCAAACAAAACG GTTCGAGTATTCACCTTTTCTGTGGGTCAGCACAACTATGATGTCACACCCTTGCAATGGATTGCATGCACCAATAAAG GTTACTATTTTGAGATCCGTTCCATCTGTGCTATAAGGATTAACACCCAG gAGTACCTCGACGTGCTTGGGCGCCCCATGGTTCTGGCGGGCAGCGAGGCCAAGCAGGTTCAGTGGACCAATGTGTATCAGGATGCTTTG GGTCTTGGCATGGTAGTAACTGGAACTTTGCCTGTATTTAATCTCACAATGGATGGAAACTCACAGGTAACAAAAGAAGAG AATCAGCGAATACTAGGTGTCATGGGAGTTGATGTACATCTTGATGAGATAAAGCGCCTGACTCCACAGTACAAT CTTGGAGCAAATGGATACATATTTGCCATCGATCCAAATGGATATCTTCTCCTTCATCCTAATCTCCAGCCCAAG CTTGTGAACCTACCTGAGCCTGTGACACTGGACTTTTTGGATGCAGAAGTGGAGGACAGCAACAAAGAAGAG ATTCGACGCCAAATGATCGATGGAAGACCAGGGGAAATGCAGGTCAAAACTCAGATAAAGTCGATTGATAAG CAATACATTGATGAGGTGTACAGGAGCTACACCTGGACTCCCATAAATGGCACAGATTACAG TGTTGGATTGGTACTGCCCCCTTACAATGACTACTACATTCAGGCAGACCTAAATGATGTGATGGTGCAGCTCCAGT ATATGCAGTCATTGCTGCCCAGCTCCTTTGAATCATCAGGACATGTGTTTCTGGCTCCAAG GGAATACTGCAAGCGCTTGCATCTTTCGGACAACAACACCCAGTTTTTACAGAACTTCCTTTCGCTCATGCTGGACATTTCTCCAGAATCTGATGAGT gtgACCAAGGCCTCATCCACAACCTAATTTTGGATTCTAGGATTATTGGACAGCTGGCCTCTCGTGTATGGAAGAACAAGGACTTAAATTC GTATGGCTTCCTTGCCGTATTTGCATCCACAGATGGAGGAATAACACGGGTTTTCCCCAACAT AGCTGCTGAGTTATGGGAGGAAGATCCTGAACCTTTTAACTCAAACTACTACAGACGGAGCCTTGACAATAGAGGTTACTTATTCAGAGCTCCGCTGAGATCCT CAGCTCCGGACGACCCTGTTGGTGCGGAAAATGGCACAGTTGGAATTCTGGTTAGTTCAGCTGTGGAAGTGAATTTAGGAGGCAAACTGCTCAAACCTGCAG TGGTCGGAGTGAAACTGGACTTGGAAGCGTGGGTCGACAAGTTTAAAATCTTGGCCAGCAACGTCTCAGACAGTCGACAGGGCTCACACAAA TGTGGACCATCCAGAAGTTGTGAGATGGATTGTGATATGAACACAGAT ATTGGCCTTTTCTTTGGGGACGTGGACCCTTACCTGATGCACGCATTGTTCAACAACTCTATATTCACACGGCGTCAGTCTTTTTACTACCAGTCTGCATGTGAACCGGTCAGCAGCAGCCACACTGGTGCAGCAACGAGAGGCATCTCTGTG CCGTCCATTGCTGATATCCTCAGCTTGGCCTGGTGGACCTCCTCAGTGGCATG GTCTGTGATCCAACAGCTACTGTATGGACTGGCCTATAACAGCTGGCTCTTTCAAG atgaTGTCCTTGTTGAAGGTTTGGATACAAAGGAAAGCAGCTGCGTGACCATCCAAAGCCAGTTCTACTTTACAAACACCACCAACTCATACAATGTGTTGCAGGACTGTGGAAACTGCTCACG ACTGTTCCATGCAAAGCGGATAGAATACACCAacctgctttttgttgttgctgagacTCTGCCCTGCAGCTCCTGTGAGATAGAGAAATTGACCCAGGTCAGGACAGAGT TTCAGGAGGAGAATCCATGTGAAGTGCTAAGCAATGCACGATATCGTAGAGGCCCTACTTCCTGCTTTGACTACAGTGCCTTA CTCTCCAGCACTGTGGGGAGAAGTGAGGGCGCCCTCTGTGGATCAGTCTGGGGATTTGAGTCTGGAGGGCCTCTGAGCTGTTTGCTGTTCGACTTCAGTGAGGCTCACAAATGCtgtcagtgtttgcaactttggTCTTTTGCAGCAAGAAGAAGCACAGAGACGTTTTGA
- the LOC137127804 gene encoding voltage-dependent calcium channel subunit alpha-2/delta-2-like isoform X5, with product MAIGKTSCSIVCLVSTQIIFIFSASWPGAATLTFPQQYTIMHWARRIEQEIDRVFQQITGAQQLKGIYNEERRRFSLMKNQPRKIVEKVASDIEKLLAKKRKALDRLASEAERLQREHLWQDGIKELDMAYYDSKAELDYYSMDGEGELENPSHIKLEFVYDPNFKNNVNYSYTAVQIPTDIYKGAPVILNELNWTQALEKVFMENSREDPSLLWQAFGSATGVTRYYPATPWKAPDKIDLYDVRRRPWYIQGASSPKDMVILVDVSGSVSGLTLKLIKASVMEMLDTLSDDDYVNVARFNEKAEAVVPCFKHLVQANVRNKKIFKEAVQQMQAKGTTDYKSGFHFAFNQLLNKTNVPRANCNKIIMLFTDGGEDRAQDVFMQYNWPNKTVRVFTFSVGQHNYDVTPLQWIACTNKGYYFEIRSICAIRINTQEYLDVLGRPMVLAGSEAKQVQWTNVYQDALGLGMVVTGTLPVFNLTMDGNSQVTKEENQRILGVMGVDVHLDEIKRLTPQYNLGANGYIFAIDPNGYLLLHPNLQPKLVNLPEPVTLDFLDAEVEDSNKEEIRRQMIDGRPGEMQVKTQIKSIDKQYIDEVYRSYTWTPINGTDYSVGLVLPPYNDYYIQADLNDVMVQLQYMQSLLPSSFESSGHVFLAPREYCKRLHLSDNNTQFLQNFLSLMLDISPESDECDQGLIHNLILDSRIIGQLASRVWKNKDLNSYGFLAVFASTDGGITRVFPNIAAELWEEDPEPFNSNYYRRSLDNRGYLFRAPLRSSAPDDPVGAENGTVGILVSSAVEVNLGGKLLKPAVVGVKLDLEAWVDKFKILASNVSDSRQGSHKDLLCYLIDDGGFLVMSNQRDHWKKIGLFFGDVDPYLMHALFNNSIFTRRQSFYYQSACEPVSSSHTGAATRGISVPSIADILSLAWWTSSVAWSVIQQLLYGLAYNSWLFQDDVLVEGLDTKESSCVTIQSQFYFTNTTNSYNVLQDCGNCSRLFHAKRIEYTNLLFVVAETLPCSSCEIEKLTQVRTEFQEENPCEVLSNARYRRGPTSCFDYSALLSSTVGRSEGALCGSVWGFESGGPLSCLLFDFSEAHKCCQCLQLWSFAARRSTETF from the exons AATAATGCACTGGGCCAGGCGTATCGAGCAGGAGATTGACAGAGTCTTTCAGCAAATCACTGGAGCTCAGCAGTTGAAAGGG ATATACAATGAGGAAAGGAGACGGTTCAGTCTGATGAAGAATCAGCCTCGGAAGATTGTGGAGAAGGTTGCCTCAGATATAGAGAAACTCTTGGCTAAGAAGCGAAAAGCCCTTGAT AGGTTAGCCAGTGAAGCAGAGCGGCTCCAGCGAGAGCATCTGTGGCAGGATGGAATCAAG GAGTTGGATATGGCGTATTATGACTCCAAAGCTGAGCTGGATTAT TATTCAATGGATGGGGAGGGAGAGCTGGAAAATCCCTCGCATATCAAGCTGGAGTTTGTTTATGATCCGAACTTCAAAAACAATGTCAACTATTCCTACACAGCTGTTCAGATACCCACTGATATTTATAAAGGAG CTCCAGTCATTCTGAATGAGCTGAACTGGACGCAGGCACTAGAAAAGGTTTTCATGGAGAACAGTCGGGAGGATCCATCATTGCTGTGGCAAGCTTTTGGGAGTGCAACAGGAGTTACCCGCTATTACCCAG CTACACCTTGGAAAGCCCCTGATAAAATTGACCTGTATGATGTCAGAAGGCGGCCCTG GTACATCCAGGGTGCCTCATCCCCTAAAGATATGGTCATTCTTGTTGATGT gagTGGCAGCGTCAGTGGACTCACCCTAAAACTAATCAAAGCATCAGTAATGGAAATGCTGGACACTTTATCTGATGACGACTATGTCAACGTAGCAAGG TTTAATGAGAAGGCTGAGGCTGTAGTTCCTTGCTTCAAACATCTAGTCCAGGCTAATGTGCGCaacaaaaagattttcaaaGAAGCAGTGCAGCAGATGCAGGCCAAAGGCACCACTGACTACAAGTCTGGGTTTCATTTTGCCTTCAACCAGCTGTTGAAT aaaacaaatgtcCCCCGGGCTAATTGCAATAAAATAATCATGCTGTTTACTGATGGAGGAGAAGACAGAGCTCAGGATGTCTTCATGCAATACAACTGGCCAAACAAAACG GTTCGAGTATTCACCTTTTCTGTGGGTCAGCACAACTATGATGTCACACCCTTGCAATGGATTGCATGCACCAATAAAG GTTACTATTTTGAGATCCGTTCCATCTGTGCTATAAGGATTAACACCCAG gAGTACCTCGACGTGCTTGGGCGCCCCATGGTTCTGGCGGGCAGCGAGGCCAAGCAGGTTCAGTGGACCAATGTGTATCAGGATGCTTTG GGTCTTGGCATGGTAGTAACTGGAACTTTGCCTGTATTTAATCTCACAATGGATGGAAACTCACAGGTAACAAAAGAAGAG AATCAGCGAATACTAGGTGTCATGGGAGTTGATGTACATCTTGATGAGATAAAGCGCCTGACTCCACAGTACAAT CTTGGAGCAAATGGATACATATTTGCCATCGATCCAAATGGATATCTTCTCCTTCATCCTAATCTCCAGCCCAAG CTTGTGAACCTACCTGAGCCTGTGACACTGGACTTTTTGGATGCAGAAGTGGAGGACAGCAACAAAGAAGAG ATTCGACGCCAAATGATCGATGGAAGACCAGGGGAAATGCAGGTCAAAACTCAGATAAAGTCGATTGATAAG CAATACATTGATGAGGTGTACAGGAGCTACACCTGGACTCCCATAAATGGCACAGATTACAG TGTTGGATTGGTACTGCCCCCTTACAATGACTACTACATTCAGGCAGACCTAAATGATGTGATGGTGCAGCTCCAGT ATATGCAGTCATTGCTGCCCAGCTCCTTTGAATCATCAGGACATGTGTTTCTGGCTCCAAG GGAATACTGCAAGCGCTTGCATCTTTCGGACAACAACACCCAGTTTTTACAGAACTTCCTTTCGCTCATGCTGGACATTTCTCCAGAATCTGATGAGT gtgACCAAGGCCTCATCCACAACCTAATTTTGGATTCTAGGATTATTGGACAGCTGGCCTCTCGTGTATGGAAGAACAAGGACTTAAATTC GTATGGCTTCCTTGCCGTATTTGCATCCACAGATGGAGGAATAACACGGGTTTTCCCCAACAT AGCTGCTGAGTTATGGGAGGAAGATCCTGAACCTTTTAACTCAAACTACTACAGACGGAGCCTTGACAATAGAGGTTACTTATTCAGAGCTCCGCTGAGATCCT CAGCTCCGGACGACCCTGTTGGTGCGGAAAATGGCACAGTTGGAATTCTGGTTAGTTCAGCTGTGGAAGTGAATTTAGGAGGCAAACTGCTCAAACCTGCAG TGGTCGGAGTGAAACTGGACTTGGAAGCGTGGGTCGACAAGTTTAAAATCTTGGCCAGCAACGTCTCAGACAGTCGACAGGGCTCACACAAA GACCTCCTATGCTATCTCATTGATGACGGTGGGTTCCTGGTCATGTCTAATCAGAGAGATCACTGGAAAAAG ATTGGCCTTTTCTTTGGGGACGTGGACCCTTACCTGATGCACGCATTGTTCAACAACTCTATATTCACACGGCGTCAGTCTTTTTACTACCAGTCTGCATGTGAACCGGTCAGCAGCAGCCACACTGGTGCAGCAACGAGAGGCATCTCTGTG CCGTCCATTGCTGATATCCTCAGCTTGGCCTGGTGGACCTCCTCAGTGGCATG GTCTGTGATCCAACAGCTACTGTATGGACTGGCCTATAACAGCTGGCTCTTTCAAG atgaTGTCCTTGTTGAAGGTTTGGATACAAAGGAAAGCAGCTGCGTGACCATCCAAAGCCAGTTCTACTTTACAAACACCACCAACTCATACAATGTGTTGCAGGACTGTGGAAACTGCTCACG ACTGTTCCATGCAAAGCGGATAGAATACACCAacctgctttttgttgttgctgagacTCTGCCCTGCAGCTCCTGTGAGATAGAGAAATTGACCCAGGTCAGGACAGAGT TTCAGGAGGAGAATCCATGTGAAGTGCTAAGCAATGCACGATATCGTAGAGGCCCTACTTCCTGCTTTGACTACAGTGCCTTA CTCTCCAGCACTGTGGGGAGAAGTGAGGGCGCCCTCTGTGGATCAGTCTGGGGATTTGAGTCTGGAGGGCCTCTGAGCTGTTTGCTGTTCGACTTCAGTGAGGCTCACAAATGCtgtcagtgtttgcaactttggTCTTTTGCAGCAAGAAGAAGCACAGAGACGTTTTGA
- the LOC137127804 gene encoding voltage-dependent calcium channel subunit alpha-2/delta-2-like isoform X1 codes for MAIGKTSCSIVCLVSTQIIFIFSASWPGAATLTFPQQYTIMHWARRIEQEIDRVFQQITGAQQLKGIYNEERRRFSLMKNQPRKIVEKVASDIEKLLAKKRKALDRLASEAERLQREHLWQDGIKELDMAYYDSKAELDYYSMDGEGELENPSHIKLEFVYDPNFKNNVNYSYTAVQIPTDIYKGAPVILNELNWTQALEKVFMENSREDPSLLWQAFGSATGVTRYYPATPWKAPDKIDLYDVRRRPWYIQGASSPKDMVILVDVSGSVSGLTLKLIKASVMEMLDTLSDDDYVNVARFNEKAEAVVPCFKHLVQANVRNKKIFKEAVQQMQAKGTTDYKSGFHFAFNQLLNKTNVPRANCNKIIMLFTDGGEDRAQDVFMQYNWPNKTVRVFTFSVGQHNYDVTPLQWIACTNKGYYFEIRSICAIRINTQEYLDVLGRPMVLAGSEAKQVQWTNVYQDALGLGMVVTGTLPVFNLTMDGNSQVTKEENQRILGVMGVDVHLDEIKRLTPQYNLGANGYIFAIDPNGYLLLHPNLQPKLVNLPEPVTLDFLDAEVEDSNKEEIRRQMIDGRPGEMQVKTQIKSIDKQYIDEVYRSYTWTPINGTDYSVGLVLPPYNDYYIQADLNDVMVQLQYMQSLLPSSFESSGHVFLAPREYCKRLHLSDNNTQFLQNFLSLMLDISPESDECDQGLIHNLILDSRIIGQLASRVWKNKDLNSYGFLAVFASTDGGITRVFPNIAAELWEEDPEPFNSNYYRRSLDNRGYLFRAPLRSSAPDDPVGAENGTVGILVSSAVEVNLGGKLLKPAVVGVKLDLEAWVDKFKILASNVSDSRQGSHKCGPSRSCEMDCDMNTDDLLCYLIDDGGFLVMSNQRDHWKKIGLFFGDVDPYLMHALFNNSIFTRRQSFYYQSACEPVSSSHTGAATRGISVPSIADILSLAWWTSSVAWSVIQQLLYGLAYNSWLFQDDVLVEGLDTKESSCVTIQSQFYFTNTTNSYNVLQDCGNCSRLFHAKRIEYTNLLFVVAETLPCSSCEIEKLTQVRTEFQEENPCEVLSNARYRRGPTSCFDYSALLSSTVGRSEGALCGSVWGFESGGPLSCLLFDFSEAHKCCQCLQLWSFAARRSTETF; via the exons AATAATGCACTGGGCCAGGCGTATCGAGCAGGAGATTGACAGAGTCTTTCAGCAAATCACTGGAGCTCAGCAGTTGAAAGGG ATATACAATGAGGAAAGGAGACGGTTCAGTCTGATGAAGAATCAGCCTCGGAAGATTGTGGAGAAGGTTGCCTCAGATATAGAGAAACTCTTGGCTAAGAAGCGAAAAGCCCTTGAT AGGTTAGCCAGTGAAGCAGAGCGGCTCCAGCGAGAGCATCTGTGGCAGGATGGAATCAAG GAGTTGGATATGGCGTATTATGACTCCAAAGCTGAGCTGGATTAT TATTCAATGGATGGGGAGGGAGAGCTGGAAAATCCCTCGCATATCAAGCTGGAGTTTGTTTATGATCCGAACTTCAAAAACAATGTCAACTATTCCTACACAGCTGTTCAGATACCCACTGATATTTATAAAGGAG CTCCAGTCATTCTGAATGAGCTGAACTGGACGCAGGCACTAGAAAAGGTTTTCATGGAGAACAGTCGGGAGGATCCATCATTGCTGTGGCAAGCTTTTGGGAGTGCAACAGGAGTTACCCGCTATTACCCAG CTACACCTTGGAAAGCCCCTGATAAAATTGACCTGTATGATGTCAGAAGGCGGCCCTG GTACATCCAGGGTGCCTCATCCCCTAAAGATATGGTCATTCTTGTTGATGT gagTGGCAGCGTCAGTGGACTCACCCTAAAACTAATCAAAGCATCAGTAATGGAAATGCTGGACACTTTATCTGATGACGACTATGTCAACGTAGCAAGG TTTAATGAGAAGGCTGAGGCTGTAGTTCCTTGCTTCAAACATCTAGTCCAGGCTAATGTGCGCaacaaaaagattttcaaaGAAGCAGTGCAGCAGATGCAGGCCAAAGGCACCACTGACTACAAGTCTGGGTTTCATTTTGCCTTCAACCAGCTGTTGAAT aaaacaaatgtcCCCCGGGCTAATTGCAATAAAATAATCATGCTGTTTACTGATGGAGGAGAAGACAGAGCTCAGGATGTCTTCATGCAATACAACTGGCCAAACAAAACG GTTCGAGTATTCACCTTTTCTGTGGGTCAGCACAACTATGATGTCACACCCTTGCAATGGATTGCATGCACCAATAAAG GTTACTATTTTGAGATCCGTTCCATCTGTGCTATAAGGATTAACACCCAG gAGTACCTCGACGTGCTTGGGCGCCCCATGGTTCTGGCGGGCAGCGAGGCCAAGCAGGTTCAGTGGACCAATGTGTATCAGGATGCTTTG GGTCTTGGCATGGTAGTAACTGGAACTTTGCCTGTATTTAATCTCACAATGGATGGAAACTCACAGGTAACAAAAGAAGAG AATCAGCGAATACTAGGTGTCATGGGAGTTGATGTACATCTTGATGAGATAAAGCGCCTGACTCCACAGTACAAT CTTGGAGCAAATGGATACATATTTGCCATCGATCCAAATGGATATCTTCTCCTTCATCCTAATCTCCAGCCCAAG CTTGTGAACCTACCTGAGCCTGTGACACTGGACTTTTTGGATGCAGAAGTGGAGGACAGCAACAAAGAAGAG ATTCGACGCCAAATGATCGATGGAAGACCAGGGGAAATGCAGGTCAAAACTCAGATAAAGTCGATTGATAAG CAATACATTGATGAGGTGTACAGGAGCTACACCTGGACTCCCATAAATGGCACAGATTACAG TGTTGGATTGGTACTGCCCCCTTACAATGACTACTACATTCAGGCAGACCTAAATGATGTGATGGTGCAGCTCCAGT ATATGCAGTCATTGCTGCCCAGCTCCTTTGAATCATCAGGACATGTGTTTCTGGCTCCAAG GGAATACTGCAAGCGCTTGCATCTTTCGGACAACAACACCCAGTTTTTACAGAACTTCCTTTCGCTCATGCTGGACATTTCTCCAGAATCTGATGAGT gtgACCAAGGCCTCATCCACAACCTAATTTTGGATTCTAGGATTATTGGACAGCTGGCCTCTCGTGTATGGAAGAACAAGGACTTAAATTC GTATGGCTTCCTTGCCGTATTTGCATCCACAGATGGAGGAATAACACGGGTTTTCCCCAACAT AGCTGCTGAGTTATGGGAGGAAGATCCTGAACCTTTTAACTCAAACTACTACAGACGGAGCCTTGACAATAGAGGTTACTTATTCAGAGCTCCGCTGAGATCCT CAGCTCCGGACGACCCTGTTGGTGCGGAAAATGGCACAGTTGGAATTCTGGTTAGTTCAGCTGTGGAAGTGAATTTAGGAGGCAAACTGCTCAAACCTGCAG TGGTCGGAGTGAAACTGGACTTGGAAGCGTGGGTCGACAAGTTTAAAATCTTGGCCAGCAACGTCTCAGACAGTCGACAGGGCTCACACAAA TGTGGACCATCCAGAAGTTGTGAGATGGATTGTGATATGAACACAGAT GACCTCCTATGCTATCTCATTGATGACGGTGGGTTCCTGGTCATGTCTAATCAGAGAGATCACTGGAAAAAG ATTGGCCTTTTCTTTGGGGACGTGGACCCTTACCTGATGCACGCATTGTTCAACAACTCTATATTCACACGGCGTCAGTCTTTTTACTACCAGTCTGCATGTGAACCGGTCAGCAGCAGCCACACTGGTGCAGCAACGAGAGGCATCTCTGTG CCGTCCATTGCTGATATCCTCAGCTTGGCCTGGTGGACCTCCTCAGTGGCATG GTCTGTGATCCAACAGCTACTGTATGGACTGGCCTATAACAGCTGGCTCTTTCAAG atgaTGTCCTTGTTGAAGGTTTGGATACAAAGGAAAGCAGCTGCGTGACCATCCAAAGCCAGTTCTACTTTACAAACACCACCAACTCATACAATGTGTTGCAGGACTGTGGAAACTGCTCACG ACTGTTCCATGCAAAGCGGATAGAATACACCAacctgctttttgttgttgctgagacTCTGCCCTGCAGCTCCTGTGAGATAGAGAAATTGACCCAGGTCAGGACAGAGT TTCAGGAGGAGAATCCATGTGAAGTGCTAAGCAATGCACGATATCGTAGAGGCCCTACTTCCTGCTTTGACTACAGTGCCTTA CTCTCCAGCACTGTGGGGAGAAGTGAGGGCGCCCTCTGTGGATCAGTCTGGGGATTTGAGTCTGGAGGGCCTCTGAGCTGTTTGCTGTTCGACTTCAGTGAGGCTCACAAATGCtgtcagtgtttgcaactttggTCTTTTGCAGCAAGAAGAAGCACAGAGACGTTTTGA